One Macadamia integrifolia cultivar HAES 741 unplaced genomic scaffold, SCU_Mint_v3 scaffold1114, whole genome shotgun sequence genomic window, ACAGAATTACGattctacaaaaaaataaatccatagATTTACACAACCAAACACGCACCCACCGAATCAATGCCTGGGCTCTCCAAGTCTCTTGCACAAAGGGTGAGCAACTCCGGTGAAAGAATAAGGCCATTTACTCGTTGATTTTTAGTTTGGTGGAAACCACTTTCCAGTTTATACCACGTGGCACGTGCATAGATGACCCCACCTGAGGCGTAACTTAAACAGTAGATCGTTCGGCTCGAAGCCGCCGCCGTTTGCGCTAAATAGTGGTAGTAGTAGTAGGTGAGACTGTGAGAGTAAGACCGtatgagagagaaagggaaagagaaagtgagagagagagagagagagatatgaagtggccattttttgttttacttatttatttatttttaatttataatattTATGAATTTCCTATACTACCCCTAAATGTGGTCAGTCCGCGACTCCCCGAGCTGCCATTGAAACTTTTGCCTACGGAAGATAAATCCCAACTACCCCCGCCATTCACCTATTCCAAGCACCGTTCCACCAACCCGACCCCTGTCCTACTGTGACTCTCTCAATTCTCTTCTCCATCAAACCTTATAAAACCCTTCCCAATCTCTCCCTTCTCGTCTTCAGGGCCTCTTTCTCGATTGAAGTCCAGACACAGAGACCCTTttatctccctttctctcttcttctgatCTCCATTAGCCAAAATCCCAGGAAGAGAACGGAGATCTACAGGAAAGGAAAGTAACGTAAAAGAACAACAATGGCTCTCGCAAGCAGCTCTGCTACGTCCACGAAATCCCTTCTACAATCTGAATCTCTCTTCACTTCCTCAAAACCCCACCAACCCGCTTTCCCTCTCCTTCCCACCAACCCCAGATCATCCAGATCTTTCAAATCCATCTCCGCCGTCCATGCTGCAGAGCCCGCCAAGCCCTCTTCCAAGAATGCAGCCACGGTGATCCCCAAGACCCCTACCCCTGGTAAATGGACCGTCGATAGCTGGAAATCCAAGACTGCGATTCAACTCCCTGAGTACCCTGACAAGCAGGAGCTCGAATCGGTGCTTCGTACCATCGATTCCTTCCCTCCCATCGTCTTCGCCGGAGAAGCCAGAAATTTGGAGGAGCGCCTCGGAGAGGCTGCTATGGGAAGGGCTTTCCTTCTCCAGGGAGGGGATTGTGCCGAGAGTTTCAAGGAGTTCCATGCCAACAACATTCGTGACACCTTCCGTATCCTTCTCCAGATGGGCGCCGTTCTCATGTTCGGAGGCCAAATGCCTGTCATCAAGGTTGGGTTTGTTGTATACTCTGTTTTGAGATTTGGATGCTGTTGCATGGTATAGGTACTCATATGGGAAATTTTTTGCTTCACTCATATAGGTCGGAAGAATGGCGGGTCAATTCGCGAAGCCCAGATCGGATCCATTCGAGGAGAAGAACGGAGTGAAGCTGCCGAGCTATAGAGGTGATAATGTGAACGGTGATGCATTCGATGAGAAGTCGAGAACCCCTGATCCACAGAGGCTTATCAGGGCTTACTGCCAATCCGCAGCCACTCTGAATCTCCTCAGGGCCTTCGCCACCGGAGGTTATGCCGCCATGCAGAGAGTCAACCAGTGGAATCTCGATTTCACGGAACACAGCGAACAAGGGGACAGGTATTTTAATTTAGTTAACTGGCCTGAATTGTTTTTCTGGTGATTTTGCCACTTTGGGTTCTCTCTGTctacttctttctttcctctcaaGAATTGGAAATGAAATATTTTACTTTCGGTTTGGTCAGTTCTTCAGAAATTATGTGATTGCAAAATTAGGGAAACATCCCAATAAAGGTTGCTTTTTGGGTCCTTTTCATTTGGGGTAGTGCTTTTCCAATATGACTTTGAAGTTTGATCTGTGACGTGATGAATTGGTTATTGGTACTCTTTTGAATGAACTTCTGTGTTGTTCACCCGACTTTCTCCTTATTTTTGGATGGTCAAGAGAAATTTCTGCTTGATTCTCGTTCTATAGTTGGATTTTTTTGGACTCGGTGGGCTGATGAGTTAGGTTGCTGAGTCTCCTTAAGAGCTACAGTGTGTCAAGTTTCAACTCGGGCATGTCCTTGACTGTTTCAGATTGTAATTTGTTGGTTTGGTTGATTCAATAGGTACCGGGAACTGGCTCACCGCGTTGATGAGGCCTTAGGGTTCATGACTGCTGCTGGGCTCACTGCAGAACACCCAATCATGACGACGACCGAGTTCTGGACATCCCACGAGTGTTTGCTCCTGCCCTACGAGCAGTCTCTTACAAGGGAGGACTCAACCTCGGGCCTCTTCTATGATTGCTCTGCTCATATGCTCTGGGTCGGCGAACGCACCAGGCAGCTGGATGGTTCTCATGTCGAATTTTTGAGAGGAGTTGCCAATCCTCTTGGCATCAAGGTATGTTACATTTACATATATCTGATTTCACTTCTTTGTTTGATTTCATCAATTCGTGGGCAATCACTATTTCGTGTCCAAATGTATCACAATCTATCTATTTTATCAGAATTAGTCTATAATACACACAATTGAGTCAAATTTTTAAAGTGTGAATTTGCATTCATTGACTTTCTACTCTTTGAACTTTAAATTCTCTCTTGGAGATGGAATCCTTGCTTACATTTGGGCTTTTGTGAATCTTTAtggattttctaaaaaaattggTTGGCAAAGATTGAGCTGTGGCTAAAAGAAAGTGATCTGATGCAGGTGAGCAATAAAATGGATCCAAATGAGCTAGTTAAGCTCATTGAGATTCTGAACCCTCAGAACAAGCCTGGGAGAATTACTGTCATCACTAGGATGGGAGCCGAGAACATGAGAGTGAAGCTTCCTCATCTGATCAGAGCAGTTCGCAGAGCAGGGCAAATTGTTACCTGGGTCAGTGACCCAATGCACGGCAACACCATTAAAGCTCCTTGTGGCCTCAAAACTCGCCCCTTCGATGCCATCAGGGTACGATCTCATTGAGTATATATTCCTTATTTGATACTGTTCCTTTTCTTCCCCCTTGTTTTGATGGATAGTTGCATTGCTTTGGACCAAAGGAGTTTTAGCTTTGATGATTGTAGGGTGATGGTTACTTAATAGATGATAATTAATTCTATCTTGGGTGGCTCTCTTAGATTTCAACAACCACTGCAAATTTAGttgaaatttcatttcttataattgtggAACTGTATAAAACCATTCTTATCCATGTCGCCTGATTGAGTGGAAAAGTAATCCAATTACCAGCTGTGGGAATCCGAGCACCTGAATGGAAGGTGGAAGTAGTTTTAAGGTCCTACCTAATGGGTAGTGTTACTTCGGTGATGGTTATTTTCACAttcatttattgtttttggGAGAGGTGGAATCGATAAGTTAGTTATATATTGGTATCATATACGCCAAGAGAGGAAACATCCCTTTTGATGGGGTTTTGATGGGTGTCGGGGCGTACAATAAGGGTCCACAATATTAATGATGAGAGAGGAGATATATTTTAGCACCTGCCTGTCGCTGTTCTTTTTCccatctttttatttcttttggagACAGGGTTAGGTGGGGATCCAACCTGGTGTTTGGTAGCCCTTTTTCAGATCTACTGATGAGTATTTACCACTGGggcctttattttttattccttgaATAACAGACAACTTCACTAAATCTAGAGAATTTGGGTATTCACCAAAATCCTGATCCAAAAAATTTGTGAATGAATCATGCTGTACCTGCATCAGTTTACCCTCCTAGCCTAAATCTTAATTCACCAATCAAATGTAGTTAATCCTGTTCATTGAAGGCCTATTGACTGAGATGCTTCTGATTGGTTGATCAGTGTCACTTTCCATTTCATATTTGCAGTACCATTTCTTACCAAACAGCTGTTGAGTGTAGCTGTTGTAGCTGTTCGGTTGTAAAAATTTGACATAGATGTGTGTTGGTGTGAGTCCTAATCAAATGAAATTCTCCAAACCTGCATGCAAAGAAGGATATCTGTGCTGCTatgcttttctttgttctttcttttattctaatTTCTGTCAGATTAGCACCGGATTTGGCATGTAATAAGCTACCTCTGTTCTGAAAGCAATCCAAATTTAGGAATCATAATACTAATGTTGTATCTATTGGCAGGCGGAGGTGCGTGCATTCTTTGACGTTCACGAGCAAGAAGGTAGCCATCCGGGAGGTGTTCATCTTGAGATGACAGGACAGAATGTGACAGAGTGCATTGGGGGGTCAAGGACTGTGACCTTTGATGATCTTAGCTCTCGCTACCACACCCACTGCGACCCAAGACTTAATGCATCTCAATCGCTCGAGCTTGCCTTCATCATCGCTGAACGTCTTAGAAAGAGGAGGATCGGATCACAACCCTCTCTGGGTTCATTAAGCATGTAGAAGAATTTTAAGGCTCCTTGTGTTTGTTGTTTTCTCAACTAGTGGCCCTTTCATTTATGCAGGGTTTTGGATCTTTTTAATGTTATGTGCTCGAATGTATGTATACTTGAACAAGTGACGATTTGGAAGTGGAGAGGAATAAATTAAAGCTTATTATAGATTAAAACTTCTATCTTAACTCATCTTTTAttaccctttcttcttcttaggtTGGCAGCATATCAAGATTCTCTCTGCTCCAGGTTTTTAAACAAGGAATCGGTATCTGAATCGGGTCCAGACGATTCCAATCTGATTTGGAAACCGGTAGATTCTGCCTGAACCCTAAAAAACAGTGGGAATTGGATTGAAATTGGTGGATCTGACTGATTCCATTCCAATTCTTGAAACTGTCTAGAGTAAAATAAACAGATGATGTGCCAGTAAATAAATCAATCATATATCAATCATGTAGGATTATAGGGTGCTCAATATGGGCCAGCAACTAAATTTGACAATAAGCTATCTCCCCTTGTGGGGACTGGGGGTGAAGGAAAAGTGGGAGAGACAGAAGGAATTAGGTGGCACATGACCTTCTACCGACCTACACCCACTTgacctaccttttttttttttattaaattttcttGTTTACCTACCCTCTTGACAAAGATCCAACTACTTCAAGTACTTGTTAGAAGAATTCactgacatttttttttctgctggcAAAGAATTCAGTGACATTAAAGACTAGGATGTAGAAATTTAGGTGTAATAATCATAGTGATGTcatttaccgaaaaaaaaaaaagaaaaaaatatactgCTTAGATTGTTGATGGATGGATGCTGCTTAAATTCTTCTCCCAACGAAAATTGGTGGCTGTGGACTTGTA contains:
- the LOC122062799 gene encoding phospho-2-dehydro-3-deoxyheptonate aldolase 2, chloroplastic-like, which produces MALASSSATSTKSLLQSESLFTSSKPHQPAFPLLPTNPRSSRSFKSISAVHAAEPAKPSSKNAATVIPKTPTPGKWTVDSWKSKTAIQLPEYPDKQELESVLRTIDSFPPIVFAGEARNLEERLGEAAMGRAFLLQGGDCAESFKEFHANNIRDTFRILLQMGAVLMFGGQMPVIKVGRMAGQFAKPRSDPFEEKNGVKLPSYRGDNVNGDAFDEKSRTPDPQRLIRAYCQSAATLNLLRAFATGGYAAMQRVNQWNLDFTEHSEQGDRYRELAHRVDEALGFMTAAGLTAEHPIMTTTEFWTSHECLLLPYEQSLTREDSTSGLFYDCSAHMLWVGERTRQLDGSHVEFLRGVANPLGIKVSNKMDPNELVKLIEILNPQNKPGRITVITRMGAENMRVKLPHLIRAVRRAGQIVTWVSDPMHGNTIKAPCGLKTRPFDAIRAEVRAFFDVHEQEGSHPGGVHLEMTGQNVTECIGGSRTVTFDDLSSRYHTHCDPRLNASQSLELAFIIAERLRKRRIGSQPSLGSLSM